The following are encoded in a window of Primulina eburnea isolate SZY01 chromosome 4, ASM2296580v1, whole genome shotgun sequence genomic DNA:
- the LOC140830671 gene encoding chlorophyllase-2-like, whose product MNSAPTISTPASTNIFSLGKYPTNFITTESRTCGFSSKVSPFSPPKSLLICSPTETGEFPVLLLLHGYLLYNSFYSQLIQHIASHGFIVVAPQLYTVAGPDSHEEIEATAKIINWLSEGLVHFLPPQVNPNLNKLGLAGHSRGGKVAFGLALCKSNLTTLDISAIIGIDPVDGMDKGKQTPPAILSYAPHSFDLGGSGVLVIGSGLGEIKKNPLFPPCAPKGVNHQDFYNECCKPAYYFVAKDYGHLDMLDDDTKGIRGKATFCLCKNGKCREPMRRFVGGVVVAFLKGYLEGDMRELTGLREGREMLPVELQRFECLV is encoded by the exons ATGAATTCAGCACCTACCATCTCCACTCCTGCTTCTACAAATATCTTCAGTCTTGGAAAATACCCAACAAATTTCATAACTACCGAGTCAAGAACATGCGGTTTCAGCAGTAAAGTTTCCCCCTTTTCACCCCCAAAGTCTCTTTTAATTTGCAGCCCGACAGAAACAGGAGAGTTCCCTGTGCTGTTGCTTCTTCACGGGTATCTACTCTACAACTCGTTCTATTCTCAACTTATCCAACATATTGCATCCCATGGGTTCATTGTTGTGGCGCCGCAG TTATACACTGTGGCGGGACCAGATTCGCACGAAGAAATCGAGGCAACAGCCAAGATAATCAACTGGTTGTCCGAGGGATTAGTCCATTTCCTCCCACCTCAGGTGAATCCAAATTTGAATAAGCTAGGATTAGCAGGCCATAGTCGTGGAGGTAAAGTCGCGTTTGGCTTAGCTTTGTGCAAATCCAATCTCACGACCCTCGACATTTCGGCCATCATAGGCATCGACCCTGTCGATGGGATGGACAAAGGGAAACAAACACCTCCTGCGATCCTAAGTTATGCTCCTCATTCATTCGATCTTGGTGGCTCGGGAGTTTTGGTTATAGGCTCGGGATTAGGGGAAATAAAGAAGAATCCTCTCTTTCCTCCTTGTGCACCAAAAGGGGTGAATCATCAGGACTTCTACAACGAATGTTGCAAACCGGCTTACTATTTCGTGGCCAAGGATTACGGGCATCTTGATATGTTGGACGATGACACGAAGGGGATCCGAGGGAAGGCAACTTTTTGTTTGTGCAAGAATGGCAAGTGCCGAGAGCCGATGAGGAGATTCGTGGGAGGGGTCGTGGTGGCATTCTTGAAAGGCTACTTGGAAGGTGATATGAGAGAGCTTACGGGGTTGAGAGAAGGGCGTGAAATGCTTCCCGTTGAGCTTCAAAGATTCGAATGCCTTGTGTAA